The Pedobacter frigiditerrae genomic sequence CCAATGCGTCTTGTTTATACGATTTAGAATTATGTACAATTGGCTTATCGGGCGGTGCAACTGGAAACATTTTATTAACATATGACAACAGTGGTTTAGGAGGTACTTTATCGTTCGGTATTGAAGCCAATATACATTTCTGTCTAGGTCAAGTAGGTGTAAAACCTAAGTTAGTTCTTAAAAAAGATGGTAGCGGATTTAGCTTTAAACCATCACTTAATTAAAATTACAGCTATGAAATATTTAATCGCAGTTTTCTTTCTTCTGGTTTCGACTTCAATTTTTGCGCAACAAAATGCAGTGGTAAATAATCAAAAATTGATAGCAATTTATGAAGGTGGTGATATTATTTTAAGTTACACTCCAATAAAGATTGTTGGTGTAGATACTTTAAATATTAATGTTTACAGAAAGGGAAATGATGGAGAAAAGTTAATTAGGGCAAATAAAAAAATAGCTGCTAATAAAATATTCAAATTTGCTGATACTACTTTAAGAACCCAACCCGGAGTGTATCAATACGTATTAAAAGCTAAAAGAGATACAATAACTGTAGAAACTGAAAGTACGTGGGCTTATGCTTTTGCTCCAGATGTAAGGCCAATTGCTACAGTTTTTAAAGCAGTAAACGCGAAAAACACAAATAACATTATACTCTCTTGGAAAATTACAGATAGCTATTGGATGAAAAATATTGCGCTCTTAAGGAGTCGTGCTATGGATGGTAAGTATGAGTTAATTTCAGATATCAATCCCCAAGATACTTTATATATTGATAAAGTTAATGATGCCAATGAACCATTCTTTTACCGATTGGATATGAGAGGGTTTAACAGCGAGGTAGTTTATTCCTCCGCATCAATAGTTGTTATATCTCAGTTTCCAATTGTACCTCAGAAAGTTGGACCTATTAAAGCTGAGCAAAAAAATAAATCTATTGTAATAAGTTGGAAGAATAACAATCCATCTGCAAGAGGCTTTTATGTAAAGAAGCGGATAGGGAATGCAGGCGA encodes the following:
- a CDS encoding fibronectin type III domain-containing protein, which gives rise to MKYLIAVFFLLVSTSIFAQQNAVVNNQKLIAIYEGGDIILSYTPIKIVGVDTLNINVYRKGNDGEKLIRANKKIAANKIFKFADTTLRTQPGVYQYVLKAKRDTITVETESTWAYAFAPDVRPIATVFKAVNAKNTNNIILSWKITDSYWMKNIALLRSRAMDGKYELISDINPQDTLYIDKVNDANEPFFYRLDMRGFNSEVVYSSASIVVISQFPIVPQKVGPIKAEQKNKSIVISWKNNNPSARGFYVKKRIGNAGEFETSSPLIFKNKVGQYLWKDTLSSLKPREMYQYVVVAESNSFDLSKHSDTSTITYNYGNNTIAPPTDLRIITANDTTYNLVWTIDSLRQQEISGYQVYIKRKGETIFKSLKNGNTNNSINYVMVENLKDGDSFQVKSIGINKESIPSMTFTYTNPFELNFGPRYLKAAVYDNVLNIKWLKSENTKVRAYKLYKWNGKAFTLVETITADKDTVATRSYLAGQLNIYKLKTVNMNGIESSGSEVLQVN